The nucleotide window GCTATAGTGAAGCCCCCAGTAGTGAGGTTAGCCTGCATGGACATAAGTACTGGTCGAGTTCTCACGGATATAGACCCTTTCTTCCTGGTCATAGAGCTAGGGTTTATCTTCGTGGGCTCTTACCTAATGGCGTTATCTCATAAGTTCAAGAGCGTTCACGCGATGAACGGTTTCATAGCTTTGGCTAGCGGAATTGGAGCGGCATTTGTAGGTTTCTACTCTGACATCTTCGTCTTGGCACTCTTTGGAGCCGTTTTAGCTACCATAGGCCTGATCACGTATAAGCTCTCGAGGTGGTTCTCGTGACCGCTGTAGCGGTTTCTAACTTAGAGAAGGATTATGGAAAGGTTAAAGCTCTAAGGGGGGTAAGCTTTCAGATAGAAGAAGGGGAGATATTTGGTTTGATAGGCCCTAACGGTGCTGGGAAGTCTACAACGCTGAAGATCTTGGCAACGCTTCTCCATCCCACGGGGGGAAGGGCTGAGGTCTTTGGGCATGACGTTGTCAAAGAGGCCAGCGAGGTTAGGAAGTTGATAAGTTATTTACCTGAAGAGGCCGGCGCTTACAAGAGGCTTACAGGCTTAGAATACCTAGAATTCATGGCCAAACTCTATGCTAAGGATTCAAGGAAGGCTGAAAAGATGCTCAAGCTTGGAATAGAGCTCAGCGGTCTCGGTGAGAGGCTCAATGATAAGGTCTCAACTTATTCCAAGGGAATGGTTAGGAGGCTTTTGCTTGCCAGGGCCTTGATGGTTAAGCCCAAGCTAGCTATCCTGGATGAGCCGACGAGCGGTTTGGACATAATGAACGCCTTCGAGATTAGGAGAACGATCAAGGAGTTCTCCAAGGAGGGGGTGACATTCCTAATATCTAGCCACAACATGCTCGAGGTTGAATACCTCTGCGATAGGGTTGCCCTAATTCACAAGGGTAGGATCCTCGAGGTGGGAACCCCTCGAGAGTTGAAGGAGAGGTACAATGCCGAGAACCTCGAAGAAGTTTTCATGGAGGCTGTTAAAAATGTCTGACTTTATGGTGGTTCTCAAGAAGGAACTTAAGGACATGTTCAGGGATAAAGGCTTAATCGTCGGGATAATAATAGTTCCCTTGATTCTATATCCAGCCTTGGGTCAGATGATCCAAGTCGGTATGGAGGAGGCTAAGAAGGAGACGAAGGTCGTCATAGCGAACTTTGACGAGGGTAATTACGCTAATTTGATAATAAAGGGGCTCAAGCTAGCTCCAAATGTAACAGTTGTCACGATAAACGCTAGTAATATCGAAGAAGCTCTAAGGATAGCCCAGGAGAAGAGGTACAACGTTTTGGTCGTCATACCTAGCAACTTCTCGGAGAGTATAGAGAGCAACGAAAAGGCCGTCGTTGAGGTTTACGGGATATTCTCTGGGCTTAGCCTTGGGATGAAGGAGAGCATAAGCGAGTCGAGGATAAGTGCTGTAGTTAATATAATAAGCGAGGAGCTCGCTAAGCTGAAGATAAAGGGTAACTTCAAGAATCC belongs to Pyrococcus abyssi GE5 and includes:
- a CDS encoding ABC transporter ATP-binding protein encodes the protein MTAVAVSNLEKDYGKVKALRGVSFQIEEGEIFGLIGPNGAGKSTTLKILATLLHPTGGRAEVFGHDVVKEASEVRKLISYLPEEAGAYKRLTGLEYLEFMAKLYAKDSRKAEKMLKLGIELSGLGERLNDKVSTYSKGMVRRLLLARALMVKPKLAILDEPTSGLDIMNAFEIRRTIKEFSKEGVTFLISSHNMLEVEYLCDRVALIHKGRILEVGTPRELKERYNAENLEEVFMEAVKNV